Part of the Dreissena polymorpha isolate Duluth1 chromosome 12, UMN_Dpol_1.0, whole genome shotgun sequence genome, TACTGCGATTTCCGAATAGTTGATATTATAAACTTCACACAGTTGTGAACACACATAAagtccacatttattgccaataccATTTAGGCTCTAATAGCATTTTAGACGAGATCGAAACAATAGGTCACTAGCTCAAATCGACAATTGTTAACAATGTAGACTCATATTGTTTACTCAATCATATTTGAACTGGATCTAAACAATAAGCTTCTATTATATTTGCCGAGTTGAGCTCGGACGTCAGAACTAACGCAGTAGTATTTCTTAACCACATGCGCTGAATAATACCTATTAATTATTGTGTTAATCAGTGCGTCCAATTTCATCTAAGGGTTCATATGACATAGAACGACTGAACAATAAACAAGGTTCATTGAATCTTTTATTTTAGTAACAAATATTACAGGGAAGCCACGCGCAAAATCGCTATGTTAAAACAAATCTTGTGAGGAGCGGATACCTTTCCTTTACCAACCCATCCGCGGCACCAATCGTTCAGAGATCCCTTCGCGCCAGTAGCgaacattattgtatttattttagcaattataacttaaacttaTGTGAGCGCTATACGGCCACCACGACGCTCTTGTTTTAAAAACTACCTGCATTTACACACTGGATAAGAGCGCATCTCAAGCAGGTGTCTCATTCACTTAATATTGCATAGTTTCTTAATTGAACGTGTTCACGAATTATAACGAACTCGGTCAAACCAGTCATTGTGAATGTACAATATAGTGTATTGTTCCCTAATCAGGACATCCCGATTTTAATTCATAGCACCAATTTTGACGTTAAAGATTGGGCATGTCTGAAGCTAACCAACTCCACATTgacatttgtttttcatttaaatctGGCAAAAATGAGTCGACTTTTAATTTTCAGTTATCGTTGAAATAAGTAATTTAAAGAAAGACCCATCATTTATGTTTTGTTAGATGGCCTTTGACGTTACGCAAGCACTGTTTGATGATTATGTATTTGAAACTTTAATAAATTTATTGGAAAAATCAGGTATGTCACTTCACAAAACAAAATGCTAAATTCTTAAATTATGGACCTATAAAACAAGTCAAAATTTAATCACGAGAAATGAAATGTGAACTTACTCCCAGTTTGTCTGAGCGTTAGGAATCCGTTTTAGAAGTATATCCTAGCGTATTTGAACTTAATGTACCAACAgaaataaatgaatgtaaaagttGTTGAAATAAATCAAATAGGTAGAAATTAGGTAAGAGAACAATTTTAAAATCTTGGATTACCAAGGCTAGTTTACCCACACTCTGTTCAACCGAATTCACCCGAGAACATCATGTAACAAATTTATTCACTAAGTTATAAATTTCACGTGTACAAATGCAGACCGGATGCGAGCACACAATACATTTGTACGTTTGTATCGACAAGATCCCAGTGATAAAACCCTATTCGGAACTCGGCTTGTCACTTATTACACACAACGTGTTATTGTTCAATccccacgcagagttgtcgttcctttctctcacatacaactctgcgaaaggctcagcacgccattttgtctataaaatagctaaaaccgaacaaacgcattcaatgtatatttgattggatatttaagatcgcatgcattaaattaagaaatatgacttttaaatgtacgataaatcgtgcaaatacttgcgagttttaatgcaactctttggaactatttgcactgcccatttacgcagatggaatcattccacgcactttacatatgtaaataattgaacataatatttattgagtgacgttaggaattgcttcgacgtgtgtatgtatgttggtttcttaacaacaaaataccatatcaattttataataataaattaagactgatataagatatcatggtatgagatggttttctttaatgcagtgaatgcaatgtaaccgtcgtgcaagagattgtttagtatactgtaacgtcaatgatgaacgcttggtatgatcatgacatgaatgaatGACATAACAATattccgttctgagcccaacacagaggtgaatgtaatgtaaccgtcgtgcaagagattggttaTTGTTATCTAGCAATCTataatttaaaatgctttaaaatgcgagaatatatgtatatatgtagtattcatgatatatttttcgcaaagacaataagcttagaataatgcAATATTTGTTGCAATAAATAAACTACGTTTATTCATTATGTGGTCACTACGtattaacctcatccatgtgacattctcacgaaacatgttgtatttctttcgttttaaaattgatttctcttcgaaatgatgtatgttgAGTAATAATTGAAAcccatgctgttattgcatatttatgtttatgacgatgagctgtatatattcataagtcgaaataaactattcTATTCTGTTATTTGCACTTGTATCACCGGAATATTCGCATATTGGCTTAATATTTGAGGTCATTTTAATCTGAATGACAATACATAACATGTTTATCAATACAACATACTGTTTGTATTAAGTTATAAATAACAGTGTtcattattatcttcacatctgACTTATTTGTCGGAACGTCttcatatgtttgttttaataagtGATATAAATGATTATCAATATTTTGATTCAAGATGCAACCGTCATTGGTGGACATTAAACCAATATTGAAAATGCCATTCCATAAAATGAGAAAATTTGCGAAACACTATGGGGCATTTAATTCACCAGCTTCGTAATTAACCCAATAATTTTAGGTCAAAGTGATATGTCAGCTACACCTGAGGATAAAGAAACGTTTTGCAAATTAATGTGTCACcgtaaaaatgtatatttttcataTGGTATACACGCATGGTCAAATCATTGAATTAATGGTTGCAATAGTGTGGTCTTACGTTGTATGTCAATTCCACGTTACGCCTTTGACGTTTCTTCTTATAATAATTACATATACATTTGCTTTGGTTATGATAAAGCCGTGTTTCAACTCAAGTATTTCGTTTTTTAAAACGATGATTAGTTttcagtttctttatgttgacTACCAAAAAGCACAAGCTGTGCGTCTGTTGACGTAACGTTATGTAGCGTACATCGAAAAGTTAACACTCTGCGAAATGCTTTTAATAACCcttttaactgtttaaaacaaatcaaacacattatttttttaaatttattttccattacctgtacattaatttttattgaatacTTCCTACATACAGCAATATGAAATGTACACAGATCACTGTTTCGCATGGAATAATTTTGTCACAACACACAATTATGGCAAAATCAAAATATCACAATGCACATTCATTAGTGGcacatacacaaattaaaaaccgcaattttgtttagaaaacacacttaaacaaggAAAGTATAATTCAAACACCCGGTTCATTATACATGCTTTAATAATTTAAGTATTATAGATATTAatgaattatttacattttagttAAAATTCCATCTTTCAATGAATGTGAATCAAAGAGATTAACATGCCACTTATCCAAAGCATGCAAACATAACAATGATGGCTATTAGTGCCATATTAAACCAAGTGAATcgagtttttttttaacaaaaccgtTTGTAAATGCTGCTACACATGCTATCACCTAAAATAAATTAAGAGTTGAATGCAAATCACGCGGATGTGTGTCTAAAGTTATCTTTAGAATCTGTTATGGACTGTCATCGTTTTTCGCGGGCTAGCACTTACCCGCGTCGATATAGGTCTTGATAAACTTCTCAATAGGTTCATTCGTTAGGTAACATAGTCCGTCTATTTGTATGTAAGACACATTCCAATTCTTCAGACTGGCCAGGTCGCACGTGCATTCGATGTCATTGGCTTCAATACCTAAAGTCTGTAGATCCGGTAACATGGTTACTGCGGCAGGTATGGTGGTCAGAAATGTATGTGACCAGTTTACAAACGTGAGTTTCATGTTGTTTTGAAATGCCTTGTTCGTGATGAACTGAATTGGATTGTACGCTAGATGAATGCTGGTTAAACTGCGTAATCCAATAAGGTCATTGTCCTCAAtgctatatatcaaattaaaatcaAGATCCAAATAATtaagcattttaaaaatattcaagcCTCTGGGAATTTTTCTAAACTTGTTCCAAAATAAAGTAAGCGTACCAACATACACATTTTCTTCAAACTTATCTGCATCCATAAACCTCATATCGTTGTTGTGCATATTTACGACGAGTACATAAGGAatcattgttaaaatatttgGAAAGTAATCAACTCGATTGTATGTATAAGTAATACTTTGTACATTTGACGTTCCGGTTATATTAATGCATGGTTCAAAGACGTCCGATTTGCTTTCATTGAAAAAGTAATTCTCAGTTATTTGTAAAGAGGTAAGAGCAGAAAGAGTACATACTgcatttgggattttttttaaattagagcGTGCTATTGTCAAATAAAGCACATGTGTAAGTCCATGAAATGCATCTGAATCCAAACTCTGAAAGGGTATATCAGATAGCCCTAGTTGTTGTAATTCATTTAAGAAACGGAGCTCGCTCGGCCATTGCTGAAAAGAAGCCATTCCGAAAAAAATTTCTGTTAAAGAATGTCCAATTTTAGCCATGACTGACGGATTCAATGACAAAATTGGGTTTCCAGATAGCCTTAGTAATTTCAGATTCAAAATCGAACCTACAGCCTCTGGTAGCGAGTGTAGACTATTTGTATCTAAATATAATCCGTCAATATGAGATTCAATTCCGCGAAAGGCGTTTTTGTTGATTTGAAACATATTGTTATTGCCAAGATGTATACTATATGAACAATTTAGTGAGCTCAACTGAATAAAGGCTTCGTATCCAATTCtggattttcgtaattaagaagttgtctcccattcgggaaggtatcacgagtatcccgggtaaagagcggtccgtctaaaatgcgaatatgactcctatccgcggattgaccgagaagtgcggatatggacgaatacaggcaatatcgacactttttctggaatgttttcataaaaaaatacacaatatgtgttaaatatgttagtattgtctcaaaatataacactttaatagacattatcatttttccaacataatgtcactttaaaatcgataatccaccgaatcaaacaaacgtcctctatatattatagtttattagtacgtacaaatatgcaagtcattttatttattcaaataaacaaaggatatcgtagtgctacatttaaatgtttcaagaatgattataaccattatagttgcgctgtttttgaaaagcaatgcatgtcccgctaaaattttagatttttcgttaatattatgttttataagtgaatgtaacagctgtaatattgaTCTTTaacatataggcttcgtattttaacttttcgggatattgaatatgaactgatgaaatattaacgaaaaaccAAAAACTtttgcgggacatgcattgcttttcaataacagcgcaactataatggttataatcattcttgaaacatttaaatgtagcactacgatatcctttgttcatttgaataaataaaataacgtgcatatttttacgtaccaataaaatataatataaagtaacaatcaaatataatatattttactatgcatattaaatacatattgtgtattttcaatgaacattgcagaaaaagtgtcgatattgcttatattcgtccatatccgcacttttcggtcatatccgcgaatatgagtcatatacgcattttagaagGACCGCTATTTaccccattctatacataaatggtgacgtcactacgttattgtcacctctatacttagacgcatcacgcacctccatttggaggcatttatgactacgacacaaagaagtccgcggatgaatgaagaaattagctttataagtaaactttcatgttatgatttaaaagttaagtatagttttgttcagtcttacggtcttatgttagtatcaattaaaattttcgtaagttttcaacaatttcgctctttattcatttttttaaactgtactttcactttcggttgtataacaacatgtatcctttattgacgaaagtttgcaatgaaatagcgttttcaaaaccgcttaaaaagtttcagaaggtgtgtctgatgcatgttatgaatacacacaatgtcatagctatattgccgactagtatgggaacaatttggtatttcaagtggctccatttgcattgcaagagaagttcaaattgacttgttcagtttgttaaattttgacaccctaattatatattttttataagtgcttgatagatttttttctttaaataattgagatcaat contains:
- the LOC127853550 gene encoding leucine-rich repeat-containing G-protein coupled receptor 4-like, producing the protein MFQINKNAFRGIESHIDGLYLDTNSLHSLPEAVGSILNLKLLRLSGNPILSLNPSVMAKIGHSLTEIFFGMASFQQWPSELRFLNELQQLGLSDIPFQSLDSDAFHGLTHVLYLTIARSNLKKIPNAVCTLSALTSLQITENYFFNESKSDVFEPCINITGTSNVQSITYTYNRVDYFPNILTMIPYVLVVNMHNNDMRFMDADKFEENVYVGTLTLFWNKFRKIPRGLNIFKMLNYLDLDFNLIYSIEDNDLIGLRSLTSIHLAYNPIQFITNKAFQNNMKLTFVNWSHTFLTTIPAAVTMLPDLQTLGIEANDIECTCDLASLKNWNVSYIQIDGLCYLTNEPIEKFIKTYIDAGKC